One window from the genome of Brachyspira hampsonii encodes:
- a CDS encoding alpha-1,2-fucosyltransferase: MFYNNYEQFINKIVWFIPSKKHRDDFRKILYDIVNSMYKLEYIADKLNVKDDKKGMIIIESSGGLADQFGKYILGESIKRSYSFDIKYDLTWFRTHHKDVDGKHERPFELLKLCPDISYDIATEEEVFFYKACFGNMVKEYNDYDINNILQTKKNIYLDCYPKLLDISVDDVIKDIDLDKYHFKSLEGENLSLYNELKNNFSISVHARLGDSHVMTEFKTIFNSDYSEYSNYLIKSINYFYNKFRDKSPKFFFFSDDMNWVNDNVISKLDKNISYKINKEKNPPHLDIYLISSAKHQIISLGGFGNLASLFNKNKDKIIIRPSDFQSLKNN, translated from the coding sequence ATGTTTTATAATAATTATGAGCAGTTTATCAATAAAATAGTATGGTTTATACCTTCAAAAAAACATAGGGATGATTTTAGGAAAATCTTGTATGATATAGTTAACTCTATGTATAAATTGGAATACATAGCAGATAAACTCAATGTAAAAGATGATAAAAAAGGTATGATTATTATAGAGTCCTCCGGAGGTTTGGCAGATCAATTTGGAAAATATATTCTTGGTGAATCAATAAAAAGGAGTTATAGTTTTGATATAAAGTATGATCTTACATGGTTTAGAACTCATCATAAAGATGTTGATGGTAAGCATGAAAGACCATTTGAATTATTAAAATTGTGTCCTGATATTAGTTATGATATAGCTACAGAAGAAGAAGTATTTTTTTATAAAGCATGTTTTGGTAATATGGTAAAAGAATATAATGATTATGATATAAATAATATTTTGCAGACAAAGAAAAATATATATCTTGATTGTTATCCTAAACTTCTTGATATAAGTGTTGATGATGTTATTAAAGATATAGATTTAGATAAATACCATTTTAAAAGTCTTGAAGGAGAGAATTTATCACTGTATAATGAATTAAAGAATAATTTTTCTATTTCTGTTCATGCTAGACTTGGAGATAGTCATGTTATGACAGAGTTTAAAACTATATTTAATTCAGATTACAGCGAATATTCTAATTATTTGATAAAATCAATTAATTATTTTTATAACAAATTTAGAGATAAAAGTCCTAAATTTTTCTTTTTTTCAGATGATATGAATTGGGTTAATGATAATGTAATATCTAAATTAGATAAAAATATTTCATATAAAATAAATAAAGAGAAAAATCCTCCTCATTTGGATATTTATTTAATATCAAGTGCTAAGCATCAGATTATATCTTTGGGAGGATTTGGCAATTTAGCAAGTTTATTTAATAAAAATAAAGATAAAATAATAATTAGACCAAGCGATTTTCAGTCATTAAAAAATAATTAG
- a CDS encoding AAA family ATPase: MSKNIVITISREFGSGGRYIGEMVAKDLNIPFYDKAIIEMASDKTGFSPEYIKENEQKLTGASLFNFAIAGSYAGNMVFGNGESLQDTMFFAQSNVIKEVASKHSCVIVGRCANHILEGMDNCINVFIYSDMESKIKRAVNEYKLDSTNIEKILKERDKLRAKHYNYYTGKNWGDARNYHICLNSDFIGIDNTIELIEKIAKSKL, translated from the coding sequence ATGAGTAAAAATATTGTTATAACTATAAGCAGAGAATTCGGAAGCGGCGGAAGATATATTGGAGAAATGGTTGCCAAGGATTTAAATATACCTTTTTATGATAAAGCTATAATAGAAATGGCGTCAGATAAAACAGGATTTTCTCCGGAATATATTAAAGAAAATGAACAGAAATTAACAGGGGCTTCTCTTTTTAATTTTGCTATAGCAGGCTCTTATGCTGGTAATATGGTATTTGGTAATGGTGAATCTTTGCAAGACACTATGTTTTTTGCACAGAGTAATGTTATAAAAGAAGTAGCCTCTAAACATTCATGCGTTATAGTAGGAAGATGTGCAAATCATATATTGGAAGGTATGGATAATTGTATTAATGTCTTTATTTATTCTGATATGGAGAGTAAAATTAAAAGGGCAGTTAATGAATATAAATTAGACAGTACAAATATAGAGAAGATCTTAAAAGAAAGAGATAAACTAAGGGCTAAACATTATAATTATTATACCGGAAAAAATTGGGGAGATGCTAGAAATTATCATATCTGTTTGAATAGTGATTTTATAGGTATTGATAATACTATAGAATTAATAGAAAAAATAGCTAAGTCAAAGTTATAA
- a CDS encoding phosphatase produces MNIIADLHTHTLVSEHAYSTVDEMLNSAKDKGFLALAITDHGPASSDGAKLVHFKAMHSLPNYINGVRLLRGCEANILDYSGKVDLSENVLEYLDFVIASYHEDSIQPLNKKEHTNGYAEIIKNPYIDCLGHIGNPKFEFDIEYIVKLCKEYNKLIEINSSSFTVRKGSSPICREIALTCKKYEANIVVTSDAHSKYKVGDFKDSIELLMSIDFPKHLILNTDYDKLTEYLGIEK; encoded by the coding sequence ATGAATATAATAGCTGATTTACATACTCATACTTTAGTAAGCGAGCATGCTTATAGCACAGTTGATGAAATGTTAAATTCAGCTAAAGATAAAGGATTTTTAGCTTTAGCTATTACAGATCATGGACCTGCTTCCAGTGACGGTGCCAAATTAGTTCATTTTAAAGCTATGCATAGTTTGCCTAATTATATTAATGGTGTAAGACTTCTTAGGGGATGCGAGGCTAACATACTAGATTACAGCGGAAAAGTAGATTTAAGTGAGAATGTTTTAGAATACTTAGATTTTGTCATAGCTTCCTATCATGAGGATTCTATACAGCCTTTGAATAAAAAAGAACATACTAATGGATACGCTGAAATTATAAAAAATCCTTATATTGATTGTTTAGGTCATATTGGAAATCCTAAATTTGAATTTGATATTGAATATATAGTGAAATTATGCAAAGAATATAATAAATTAATAGAGATTAATTCATCATCTTTTACAGTTAGGAAAGGAAGCAGTCCTATATGCCGTGAAATTGCTTTAACCTGTAAAAAATATGAAGCTAATATTGTAGTAACTTCTGATGCTCATTCAAAGTATAAAGTAGGAGATTTTAAAGATTCCATTGAATTACTGATGTCAATAGATTTTCCAAAGCATCTTATACTTAATACAGATTATGATAAATTGACAGAATATCTTGGTATAGAAAAATGA
- a CDS encoding sulfite exporter TauE/SafE family protein, with protein sequence MIVFFLIVSLSASVIGAVCGIGGGIIIKPVLDSLNVLEVSKISFLSSCTVLSMSLYTFVVSKIKQDSLVDSKVATPLALGGIIGGILGKMLFSYLIAFFNSENIAGVFQSSILIILTFFTLAFTVKNMGDKKIKSMHIQNIFLCVIIGLVLGLLSSFLGIGGGPFNIAFLYFFFSMDSKIAAQNSLYIILFSQISNVFISVADGDASKVNLHYLLVMIIGGICGGIFGRFINKKIDSKIVDKLFIILLIIIMLITSYNLYNFSVNI encoded by the coding sequence ATGATAGTGTTTTTTTTGATTGTAAGTTTATCAGCATCTGTAATAGGTGCTGTTTGCGGAATAGGCGGCGGTATTATAATAAAGCCTGTTCTTGATTCTTTGAATGTACTTGAAGTAAGCAAGATAAGTTTTTTATCATCTTGTACTGTTTTATCTATGAGTTTATATACATTTGTTGTATCTAAGATAAAACAGGATAGTCTTGTTGATTCTAAGGTAGCAACTCCTTTGGCTTTGGGAGGAATTATAGGCGGCATACTCGGAAAGATGCTTTTTTCATATCTTATAGCATTTTTTAATAGTGAAAATATAGCTGGTGTTTTTCAATCATCTATTTTGATAATATTAACATTTTTTACTTTAGCATTTACAGTAAAAAATATGGGTGATAAAAAAATAAAATCTATGCATATACAAAATATATTTTTATGTGTGATAATAGGATTAGTTCTTGGTCTTTTATCATCATTTTTAGGTATAGGGGGTGGACCTTTTAATATAGCTTTTCTTTATTTTTTCTTCAGTATGGATTCTAAAATCGCCGCTCAAAATTCTCTTTATATTATATTGTTTTCTCAAATTTCAAATGTGTTTATAAGTGTTGCTGACGGAGATGCTTCAAAGGTTAATTTGCATTATTTATTAGTAATGATTATAGGAGGAATATGCGGGGGTATATTTGGAAGATTCATAAATAAAAAAATTGATTCTAAAATAGTTGATAAGCTATTTATCATTTTATTAATAATTATTATGTTAATAACATCTTACAATCTATACAACTTTTCTGTTAATATATAG
- the hutI gene encoding imidazolonepropionase codes for MLDIIIKNIGSIVTAQGNTPLYGKEQGKIKVYNNVSIGIKNGIIEYVGDSIKEKAKKTFNANGSLVTSGLIDCHTHFVYGGSREDERYNIVIDHMSYSDIIKSGYGILSTVRDTRNQTENSLYKKSIPILDKMLQYGTTTVEGKSGYGLTVKDEIKILKVMKKLNDNHKIDIVSTFMGGHVIPDEYKNDRSSYINLICNEMIPKISKLGIAEFCDVFCENCGLDMEETDRVLDTAKSYNLGIKVHSDQLETSGGSYLAARFNAISAEHLIMSDDRSIDVIKNQDVIAVLLPNASFYLNMPYARARYMIDKGVPIALATDYNPGSSPSFNMQFIMKLAYIIYRLKPEEILNAVTINAACAINRGKEIGSIEAGKKADIIVWNCNNLNFLLYSMDNNLCSMVFKSGELVYHN; via the coding sequence ATGTTAGATATCATTATAAAAAATATAGGCTCTATTGTAACCGCTCAAGGCAATACTCCTTTATACGGAAAGGAACAAGGAAAGATAAAGGTATATAATAATGTTTCTATAGGCATAAAGAATGGTATAATAGAGTATGTTGGAGATTCTATTAAAGAAAAAGCTAAAAAAACATTTAATGCTAATGGATCATTAGTTACTTCTGGTCTGATTGATTGTCATACCCATTTTGTATACGGCGGTTCAAGAGAAGATGAGAGGTATAATATAGTTATAGATCATATGAGTTATTCTGATATAATAAAATCAGGTTATGGAATATTATCGACTGTTAGAGACACTAGAAATCAGACAGAAAATTCACTTTATAAGAAATCAATACCAATATTAGATAAAATGCTGCAATATGGAACTACAACAGTAGAAGGAAAAAGCGGATATGGTTTAACAGTTAAAGATGAGATAAAGATATTAAAAGTTATGAAAAAACTTAATGATAATCATAAAATAGATATAGTAAGTACATTTATGGGCGGGCATGTAATACCTGATGAATATAAAAATGACAGGTCTTCTTATATAAATTTGATATGTAATGAGATGATTCCTAAAATATCTAAGCTTGGCATAGCGGAATTCTGCGATGTGTTTTGTGAAAATTGCGGGCTTGATATGGAGGAAACAGATAGAGTTCTCGATACTGCCAAGTCATATAATTTAGGTATCAAAGTTCATTCGGATCAATTAGAAACTAGCGGTGGTTCGTATTTAGCAGCAAGATTCAATGCGATAAGTGCTGAACATTTGATTATGTCTGATGACAGATCCATAGATGTTATAAAAAATCAGGATGTAATAGCTGTTCTTTTGCCAAATGCTTCTTTTTATTTGAATATGCCTTATGCAAGAGCTAGATATATGATAGATAAAGGAGTTCCTATAGCATTGGCTACAGATTATAATCCGGGTTCTAGTCCTTCTTTTAATATGCAGTTTATAATGAAGCTGGCATATATTATATATAGGCTTAAACCTGAAGAGATATTGAATGCTGTTACTATAAATGCTGCATGTGCTATTAATAGGGGTAAAGAAATAGGAAGTATAGAAGCTGGTAAAAAAGCGGATATTATAGTATGGAATTGTAATAATCTTAATTTTTTACTTTATAGTATGGATAATAATTTATGCAGCATGGTTTTTAAATCCGGAGAACTTGTATATCATAATTAA
- a CDS encoding transcript cleavage factor, protein MSEALQKLEKVFSEETFTRKPLLNYTAKYFVDLSGILNDINDNDDINSAIETAKMQLDKNPNHISALYANGFLNLKIENYSEMSLEKLLGIFKNAKKWNIVEFISQKILDEYYESDYALRYLANYYQSTNRDSEALEIWERLIRFDVSNPELPEKIAHTKEMAGDINSAVHYYKIAFERNLMRERNNAESDIKKVLEYEPDNYNYLLKHENSLRSLVDSNIMIDVWKIIFFYYFKNNRYNDALKTIKNLLNYEQDIVAQNNKKAKFFRHRLVDVYKALYPNHTLFEKIEEISYITNVNKKPKDCIEIFEKYIQYDVNKYVIHRNFGVGRIKSIDINNVNIKFVSQEEVRKMTFDMAIQSLTTLPDDDINVYKAYKLNEIKKIAEENPTELLTIILKYKKTITTKDLKQELTSKPYIVVAESAYTKWLESAKKSVRASTTVKFDKNTFLYNDEAETYDAESLSKFDKTDNFFERYQIYMEYLTYTPNLNSEEAKEMNDYFVRISKDKKAHNDERIISTIYLRSQSNADSSIPLLSDIVKDIDDYTHIYEVLPSSNYREKFIKAIWDGRRDDYYNIILKMLYSPQVKNNYLIVNKLFEDGKTDMLAKTIDDIFLHYREYPESFVYFAQKILDGEYYDESAGDININKNSLMIGLLSIIPHLSKMLDKKETSAQARKLLKVVYDLVFDKAYLLKFIENESEEDVKIIFGEFQKLVNLEQHYKTDIISAVIKRFPDWKI, encoded by the coding sequence ATGTCAGAAGCTCTACAAAAATTAGAAAAAGTGTTTTCAGAAGAAACATTTACGAGAAAACCGCTTCTTAATTATACTGCTAAGTATTTTGTTGATTTATCAGGTATTCTCAATGATATAAATGACAATGATGATATAAATTCCGCTATAGAAACTGCTAAGATGCAATTAGATAAAAATCCAAATCATATATCAGCTTTATATGCAAATGGATTTTTAAATTTAAAAATTGAAAATTATTCAGAGATGAGTCTGGAAAAACTTTTAGGTATTTTTAAAAATGCTAAAAAATGGAATATAGTAGAGTTTATATCCCAAAAAATTTTAGATGAATATTATGAGAGTGATTATGCTTTAAGATATTTGGCTAACTATTATCAAAGCACTAATAGGGATTCTGAGGCATTAGAAATTTGGGAAAGACTCATACGATTTGATGTTTCAAATCCTGAGCTTCCTGAAAAAATAGCTCATACTAAAGAAATGGCAGGCGATATAAATAGTGCGGTGCATTATTATAAGATTGCTTTTGAAAGAAATCTTATGAGAGAAAGAAATAATGCTGAGAGCGATATTAAAAAAGTATTGGAATATGAACCTGATAATTATAATTATCTGCTTAAACATGAAAATTCTTTAAGATCTCTTGTAGATTCTAACATAATGATAGATGTATGGAAGATAATATTTTTCTATTATTTTAAAAATAATAGATATAATGATGCTTTAAAAACTATTAAAAATTTGCTTAATTATGAGCAGGATATAGTAGCACAGAATAATAAAAAGGCGAAATTTTTCAGACATAGACTTGTAGATGTTTATAAGGCTTTATATCCTAATCATACGCTTTTTGAAAAGATAGAAGAGATATCTTATATTACAAATGTCAATAAAAAGCCTAAAGATTGTATAGAAATATTTGAAAAGTATATACAATATGATGTTAATAAATATGTTATACATAGAAATTTCGGAGTAGGCAGGATTAAATCTATAGATATAAATAATGTTAATATCAAATTTGTATCTCAGGAAGAAGTAAGAAAAATGACATTTGATATGGCTATACAGTCTCTTACTACATTACCTGATGATGATATTAATGTTTATAAGGCTTATAAACTTAATGAAATAAAAAAAATAGCAGAAGAAAATCCTACTGAACTTTTAACTATTATTTTAAAATATAAAAAGACAATAACTACAAAAGATTTAAAGCAGGAATTAACTTCAAAGCCTTATATTGTAGTTGCTGAATCAGCTTATACTAAATGGCTTGAAAGTGCAAAAAAATCTGTAAGAGCTTCTACTACAGTTAAATTTGATAAAAATACTTTCCTTTATAATGATGAAGCTGAAACTTATGATGCTGAAAGTTTATCTAAATTTGATAAGACTGATAATTTCTTTGAGCGATATCAGATATATATGGAGTATTTAACCTATACTCCAAATTTAAACTCTGAAGAAGCGAAAGAGATGAATGATTATTTTGTTCGTATTTCTAAAGATAAAAAGGCTCATAATGATGAGAGAATAATAAGTACAATATATTTGAGAAGCCAGTCTAATGCAGATAGCAGCATACCTTTGCTTTCAGATATTGTTAAAGATATTGATGATTATACTCATATTTATGAGGTACTTCCTTCTTCAAATTATAGGGAGAAATTTATAAAAGCTATTTGGGACGGCAGAAGAGATGATTATTATAATATAATACTTAAAATGCTTTATTCTCCTCAGGTTAAAAATAATTATCTTATAGTCAATAAATTATTTGAAGACGGAAAAACTGATATGCTTGCTAAAACAATAGATGATATATTTCTTCATTATAGGGAATATCCTGAATCATTTGTTTATTTTGCTCAGAAGATACTTGATGGTGAGTATTATGATGAGAGTGCAGGAGATATAAATATAAATAAAAATTCTCTTATGATAGGTTTGCTTAGTATAATACCGCATCTTTCAAAAATGCTTGATAAAAAAGAAACTTCTGCACAGGCTAGGAAACTTTTGAAAGTTGTATATGATTTAGTATTTGATAAGGCGTATCTGCTCAAATTTATAGAGAATGAGTCTGAAGAAGATGTTAAAATAATATTTGGTGAATTCCAAAAATTAGTGAATTTAGAACAGCATTATAAAACTGATATTATTTCTGCTGTTATAAAACGTTTCCCTGATTGGAAGATATAA
- a CDS encoding PLP-dependent aminotransferase family protein has protein sequence MKLRLSKRALKEDFQSSFVKIMLEVAAKGDLISFAGGLPNPESFPVEEIKAAANKVLETKGAYSLQYNSTEGYGPLREFIANRYKKQGIDIEASDILIANGSQQALDIISSCLIDPNDDVLVEDPSYLAALQSFHLYNPNIHTVNLNEDGADVDEFKDAMNKYNHKFFYSVPNFQNPTGITYTNAVREKISDIMKGKDTFFVEDNPYGELRFKGEHQKSFGTYLGEQAILMGTFSKTVAPGMRLGWIACRQKELYTKMKDYKQLIDLHTGTFAQVVVSQYLEDNDYDAHIKKIIDLYGRQCNYMLEAMDKYLPKDMHWTHPEGGMFIWATLPKGIDAVELSRKAADDGVAVVAGEPFYEAKRGLGTLRLNYTNSKPEDIDKGISILAKVIEKMRK, from the coding sequence ATGAAATTAAGATTATCAAAAAGAGCATTAAAAGAAGATTTTCAAAGCAGTTTTGTAAAAATTATGCTTGAAGTAGCAGCTAAAGGTGATTTAATATCATTTGCCGGCGGTTTGCCTAATCCCGAATCATTTCCTGTAGAAGAGATTAAAGCAGCAGCAAATAAAGTTTTAGAAACTAAAGGTGCTTATTCTTTGCAATATAACAGTACTGAGGGATACGGACCTTTAAGAGAGTTTATTGCAAATAGATACAAAAAACAAGGTATTGATATAGAAGCTTCAGACATACTTATAGCAAATGGTTCTCAGCAGGCTTTAGATATTATTTCTTCATGTTTGATAGATCCTAATGATGATGTTCTAGTTGAAGATCCGTCTTATTTGGCGGCTTTACAATCATTTCATCTATATAATCCTAATATTCATACTGTCAATTTAAATGAAGATGGAGCAGATGTAGATGAGTTTAAAGATGCTATGAATAAATATAATCATAAGTTTTTTTATTCTGTACCTAATTTCCAAAATCCTACAGGAATAACATATACAAATGCTGTAAGAGAAAAAATATCAGATATCATGAAAGGTAAAGATACATTTTTTGTTGAAGATAATCCTTATGGGGAATTAAGATTTAAAGGAGAACATCAGAAATCTTTTGGTACATATTTAGGAGAGCAGGCTATATTAATGGGTACTTTTTCAAAGACAGTGGCTCCAGGTATGAGATTAGGCTGGATTGCATGCAGACAAAAAGAATTGTATACTAAAATGAAAGATTATAAACAGCTTATAGATTTGCATACAGGAACATTTGCTCAGGTAGTTGTAAGTCAGTATCTTGAAGACAATGATTATGATGCTCATATCAAAAAAATAATAGATTTATACGGCAGGCAATGCAATTATATGCTTGAGGCTATGGATAAATATTTGCCTAAGGATATGCATTGGACTCACCCTGAGGGCGGTATGTTTATATGGGCTACACTTCCTAAAGGAATAGATGCTGTAGAGCTTTCAAGAAAAGCTGCTGATGATGGTGTGGCTGTAGTAGCAGGAGAACCTTTCTATGAGGCTAAGAGAGGTTTAGGTACTTTGAGATTAAATTATACTAATTCTAAACCTGAAGATATTGATAAGGGGATATCTATATTAGCTAAGGTTATTGAAAAAATGAGAAAGTAA
- a CDS encoding rubrerythrin family protein produces MIKKFTSLFILFLFIFAGIVYGQTAKSTLDGMMQSYNGEMNASATYAEYAKKTQNKSVAAMFKAASAAEALHAKLLNDMALSSKLSTKALTATINTVKVGTDVDNLKSGIAGETYEYTKMYPAFSKVASQENNKNVSDLMNRIASVEKTHAALYNKTMQDLNANKTLPTVYYLCPVCGYVEAGSAPAKCPLCNATASSFQAFN; encoded by the coding sequence ATGATAAAAAAATTTACTTCATTATTTATTCTATTTTTATTTATTTTTGCTGGTATTGTATACGGACAAACAGCTAAATCTACTTTAGATGGTATGATGCAGTCTTATAACGGAGAAATGAATGCGTCTGCTACTTATGCTGAGTATGCTAAAAAAACTCAAAATAAAAGTGTTGCTGCTATGTTTAAAGCCGCTTCTGCAGCAGAGGCTTTACATGCTAAGCTTCTAAATGATATGGCTTTATCTTCTAAATTATCTACTAAAGCATTAACAGCTACAATCAATACTGTTAAAGTTGGTACTGATGTTGATAATTTAAAAAGCGGTATAGCAGGTGAAACTTATGAGTATACAAAAATGTATCCAGCTTTCAGCAAAGTTGCTTCACAAGAAAATAATAAAAATGTTTCTGATTTAATGAACAGAATAGCTTCTGTTGAGAAAACTCATGCTGCATTATATAATAAAACTATGCAGGATTTAAATGCTAACAAAACTTTACCTACAGTTTATTATTTATGTCCTGTTTGCGGATATGTTGAAGCAGGTTCAGCTCCAGCTAAATGTCCTTTATGTAATGCTACAGCTAGTTCTTTCCAAGCTTTTAATTAA
- the ftsY gene encoding signal recognition particle-docking protein FtsY produces the protein MNSMNIIIIACAIVIILIILLILIKKSKSKPKVSLTSSKSKFSLSSLFNTSSINDEFFASLENTLITADAGVETTKDIISKLRDVIEKENIKEPSEAKKHLREILISKFISKKIELKDKTILFIVGVNGVGKTTSIAKLANILKKDHKVILAAADTFRAAAIEQLEEWANRLSVTIVKGQQAGDPASVLFSALDKAKATNADIVIVDTAGRFHNQENLVRQLEKMKKIATERFTEFKFIPILVLDANVGHNGIEQAKVFTNALDIQGAIVSKLDSTAKGGVAISIAHYLSLPIYYGGFGEKVDDFREFDAESFVDSILQ, from the coding sequence ATGAATTCTATGAATATTATAATAATAGCATGTGCTATTGTAATTATTTTAATTATACTTCTTATTTTGATAAAAAAATCTAAAAGCAAACCTAAAGTTTCATTAACAAGTTCTAAAAGTAAATTTTCATTATCATCATTATTTAATACTTCATCAATCAATGATGAGTTTTTTGCAAGTTTAGAAAATACACTAATAACAGCTGATGCCGGTGTTGAAACTACAAAAGATATTATTTCAAAACTTAGAGATGTTATAGAGAAAGAGAATATAAAGGAGCCTTCTGAAGCTAAAAAACATTTAAGAGAAATTTTAATATCTAAATTCATTTCAAAGAAAATAGAACTTAAAGATAAAACAATACTTTTTATAGTTGGTGTTAATGGGGTAGGTAAGACAACTTCAATAGCAAAGTTAGCCAATATCTTAAAGAAAGATCATAAAGTAATATTAGCGGCAGCAGATACATTCAGAGCGGCAGCTATAGAACAATTAGAAGAGTGGGCTAATAGGCTTTCTGTTACTATAGTTAAAGGACAGCAGGCTGGAGATCCTGCAAGCGTATTATTTTCGGCATTGGATAAAGCCAAGGCTACTAATGCTGATATAGTTATAGTTGATACTGCCGGAAGATTTCATAATCAGGAAAATTTGGTGAGGCAGCTTGAGAAGATGAAAAAAATAGCTACAGAGAGATTTACTGAGTTTAAATTTATACCTATATTGGTATTAGATGCTAATGTAGGACATAATGGAATAGAGCAGGCTAAGGTATTTACTAATGCTTTGGATATACAGGGGGCTATAGTTTCTAAGTTAGACAGCACTGCTAAGGGCGGAGTTGCAATAAGTATAGCTCATTATTTATCACTGCCTATATACTATGGAGGATTTGGAGAGAAAGTTGATGATTTCAGAGAATTTGATGCTGAAAGTTTTGTTGATTCTATATTGCAGTAA
- the aroA gene encoding 3-phosphoshikimate 1-carboxyvinyltransferase has product MLLTVKPSEIFGSIYIQMSKSDAHRALIASSLAKTPSIIKHWIDNVSVDVEVTKNAVSNFADLEVIDDCLKVFPKKEYKKELTIDVKESGSSLRFLIPIMSALGITCTFTGSKKLFSRPIKVYKKIWKEEGLEFIHLEDSIKISGKLRASNFKVLGNLSSQFLSGLLFALPLLDGNSNIIIDGELESEPYVMMTLKTLKAANIETLRHDNNIIEVYGNQEYSGIDYEVESDWSHAAFFAAAGALGGEATLYGLNKYSIQGDKEILNILKFMGASVSYNDDNSITIKKVNRLNALDIDMANIPDLGPIITTLAATAKGKTRLYNAGRLRYKESDRMSDLMDSFLKIGAKIEVTEDEILIEGVEKLTGGNTTSHNDHRIAMALAVASSVSDGNIIIDDAESINKSSFNFIEQFRSIGGKIEL; this is encoded by the coding sequence ATGTTATTGACTGTTAAACCTTCAGAAATTTTCGGATCTATTTATATTCAAATGAGTAAGAGTGATGCTCATAGAGCTTTAATAGCATCATCATTAGCTAAAACGCCAAGTATAATAAAGCATTGGATTGACAATGTGAGTGTTGATGTAGAAGTTACAAAAAATGCTGTATCTAATTTTGCTGATTTAGAAGTAATTGATGATTGTCTTAAAGTTTTTCCTAAAAAAGAGTATAAAAAAGAATTGACTATAGATGTTAAAGAGTCAGGAAGCAGTTTAAGATTTTTGATTCCCATAATGTCAGCATTGGGAATAACTTGCACTTTTACAGGGTCTAAAAAATTATTTTCCAGACCTATTAAAGTTTATAAAAAAATATGGAAAGAGGAGGGATTAGAATTTATTCATTTAGAAGACTCCATTAAGATATCAGGTAAATTAAGAGCTTCTAATTTTAAAGTGCTTGGAAATTTAAGCAGTCAGTTTTTAAGCGGACTTTTATTTGCTTTGCCTTTGCTTGATGGGAATTCTAATATTATCATAGACGGAGAATTAGAGTCAGAACCTTATGTTATGATGACTTTAAAAACACTTAAAGCAGCAAATATAGAAACACTAAGGCATGATAATAATATAATAGAGGTATACGGTAATCAGGAATATTCAGGTATTGATTATGAAGTAGAATCAGATTGGTCGCATGCTGCTTTTTTTGCTGCTGCTGGTGCTTTGGGCGGAGAGGCTACATTATATGGGCTTAATAAATATTCTATTCAAGGCGATAAGGAAATACTCAATATATTAAAGTTTATGGGAGCTTCTGTTTCTTATAATGATGATAATTCCATTACAATAAAGAAAGTAAACAGATTAAATGCTCTTGATATAGATATGGCTAATATTCCGGATTTGGGTCCTATAATTACTACACTTGCGGCTACAGCAAAAGGTAAAACCAGATTGTATAATGCCGGAAGATTAAGATATAAAGAAAGCGATAGAATGAGTGATTTGATGGATAGTTTCTTAAAAATAGGAGCGAAGATAGAAGTAACTGAAGATGAAATATTGATAGAGGGAGTTGAAAAACTTACAGGAGGAAATACTACTTCTCATAATGATCATAGAATAGCTATGGCACTTGCGGTGGCTTCTTCTGTTTCAGATGGTAATATAATTATAGATGATGCTGAATCTATAAATAAATCATCTTTTAATTTTATAGAGCAATTTAGAAGCATAGGCGGTAAAATTGAATTATAA